ATTTCTTCACATCCAGAATATACGCCCGAACCCGATCGCCGACCCTGTAATCCTCACGGGGGAGTTGCTCTCTGGGAGGAAGAATCGCCTCAGCCTTCCCGAGATTGATTATGACGTTGCCCTTGGCAACTCTCTGCACGACACCACCCACCAGTTCACCCACCCTGGCCTTGTAGGCCTGAAACACGCTCTCCCGCTCAGCTTCCTTGACTCGCTGGATGATGACCTGTTTCGCCGTTTGTGCAGCGATTCGCCCAAACTCTTTCGTCTTCACCTCAGATTTCATCTCCTCGCCGGATTGGACCCCAGGATTGATCCGCTGGGCCTCATCAATGGAGATCTCAACATGAGGATTAACTACCTTCTCGACAACCTTTCGTACCGCGTACAGCGCAAAGCAACGGGATCTCTGGTCAAACTCCACGCGCAAGTCAAGGGCGGCGCCAAGAGTCTTACGGGATGCAGAGAGAATCGCCGCGCCGACAGCCTCGATCAAGACCGCCGAGTCGATCTCTTTCTCGCGTCCGACTTGTTCTATAACCTGCAGTAAATCAATAGCCATTTTTTTCGGTCCAGTTCTATACCCTATCCCCTACACCCTACTCTTTAGAGGATTGGGTCCAGTCGAGCCTTCGAAATCAACGCATACGGGATGGGGACAATAGTGCCGTCCTCCCGCTCCAGCAACACCCGTTCCTCCTCGTAACCCCTGAGGACGCCAAGAAACCGTCGTTGGCCGGAAACCGCCTGTGAGGTGCTGACTCTTGCCCGTTGGCCTATGAAGCGAAGAAAGTCCGACTCCAGGCGGAGTGGCCGGTTCAAACCCGGAGAGGAGACTTCGAGCGTATAGGGATGGTCGATAAGATCCTCTATGTCGAGCAGATCGCTCAACTCTTCGCTTACTCGCTGACAATCCCCCAAGGTCACTCCACTATGCTTATCAATGTAGAGCCGGAGGATCCATCCACTTGCTTCTCGACGGAACTCAACATCTACCAGCTCTAGCCCCAACTCCGTGAAGAGTGGTAGAGCGACCGACTTGACCCGCTCTACGACCTTCTCAGTCATATAACATCACCCCTTATAAAACAAAGAGCGGGCATCTCGGCCCACTCCCGTTAAAATAACACATTTTTTCTGATCTGCACAAGAGAAATCAGGAAGAATCAATGGGCGGCGGTCTTCTCTCCTTTCGCCTTTTTTAATTCAGCAATCACACGTTCCATCAGATGCGGGGGAACCTCGTCATAGTGAAAAAACTCCACGGTATAGTCGCCTCGGTCGCCGGTGATAGCCTTGAGTTGTGTGGCATACTCTAATATTTCAGCTAAGGGAACATGGACCTTGATGGTTTGTGTTTTCCCTTTGGCCTCTACGCCGATCACGCGTCCTCGCTTGCTGTTCAGGTCGCCGATCACCTCCCCCACACACTCATCAGGGACCATCACATCGACCGTCATGATCGGCTCCAGAAGAGTCGGGTTCGCTTGCAGGATGCCCTTTTTAAATGCCAGTGATCCGGCAATCTTGAAAGCCATTTCCGAGGAATCGACAGGATGGTACGAGCCGTCGTAAAGCGTAACCCTCACATCGACGACAGGATACCCGGCCAGGCTCCCTTCTCCCATCGCCTCCACGATTCCCTTCTCTACTGCAGGAACGTACTGCTTGGGAATAACCCCTCCCACGATGTGGTTGACGAATTCGTACCCCCCACCGCGAGGTAGGGGCTCCAGCTTAATCCAGCAATCGCCGTACTGTCCATGCCCCCCGGTCTGCTTCTTGTGTTTCCCCTGGACCTCGGTTCGCCCGTGAATTGTCTCCTTGTACGGTACGCGGGGCGTCTTCATCTGGATTTCGAGTCCAAACTTCCGCTTGAGACGATCGACTGCAATCTCTAAGTGGGCCTTGCCCATCCCGGCCAGAATGACCTCCTTGGTCTGAGGATCGCGTCGTATCTGCAGGGATGGATCCTCTTCCCGAAGCCGTTGAAGCCCCACGCTCATTTTCTCCTCATCTCCTCTTGTCTTAGGCGCAATAGCATACTCAATGATGGGGCTTGGAATGTCGACCGAGTCCAGGCGGATCGGGCTTCGTTC
The nucleotide sequence above comes from Candidatus Methylomirabilis tolerans. Encoded proteins:
- a CDS encoding ribosome maturation factor RimP, with the protein product MTEKVVERVKSVALPLFTELGLELVDVEFRREASGWILRLYIDKHSGVTLGDCQRVSEELSDLLDIEDLIDHPYTLEVSSPGLNRPLRLESDFLRFIGQRARVSTSQAVSGQRRFLGVLRGYEEERVLLEREDGTIVPIPYALISKARLDPIL